Within Legionella birminghamensis, the genomic segment ATCACTGGTATAGCCAGAAATGGTTTACCTATAACGGTATTCGCCAACCTAACCGAAACCGCCTCCTGTGGCGAGACAGTCAGGTCGATGGCGTCAAAACCGGACATACCAACGATGCTGGGTTTTGTCTGGTTTCATCTGCTAAAAGGGATAACATGCGCCTCCTGTCGGTTGTTCTGGGATCTCCCAGCGATGCAGTACGAGCAGATGATAGCGAACGCCTTCTGAATTATGGCTTCCGCTTTTTTGAAACCCATCCGCTTTACAAAGCAGGTCAGAGCATTACCAAAGTGCCTGTATATAAAGGAGCCGCAAGCGAGTTAAACGTAGGATTGTTACAAGATCAATACATTACTATCCCCAATGGCCAGTACCAACGTTTGAATATAACAACCACCGTTGCGGAAAATCTTCAGGCCCCTATTGAGAAGGGCGACAAGATTGGTGAACTGGTCGTTCAATTTGATGAAAAAACCATTGATACTCATCCAGTATACGCATTAGAGCCAGTTGAAAAAGGCGGCATATTTACTCGTATGAAAGATTCTGTCCGTTTGATGTTCAAACGCTGGTTTGGATAATATGTGAAGATGAATAAATTCGTTTATCTGAATGGACAATTGATTCCCAGCCATGAAGCGAAGATCTCAATCTTCGATCGTGGCTTTCTTTTTGCCGATTCTGTTTATGAGGTAATTCCAGTTTACACGGGACGTCCTTTTTTTCTTGAGCAGCATCTTAAGCGTTTGCAGTCAAGCCTTGAACAAGCCAGAATTGCAAGCCCATCTGTTGACTGGGAGAATGTTCTCAGTAAGTTAATTGAGCGGAATGGAAACGGCGATATGCAGCTGTATATCCAGGTTACCCGAGGAAATCAGGGGATGCGCAAACACGATATACCCTCCGACTTACAGCCCACGGTAATCGCATTTACTATTCATAACAACTTTCCCGGTCCTTTAGCGGCTGAGGGTTTACATGCCGTTATTCTTGAAGACTACCGCTGGCATCGATGCGATATAAAAACCACCGCATTGCTGGCTAATGTGCTTCTTAATGATGACGCAGTAAGACAGGGAGGAGACACAAGCATTTTATGCAGGGATGGATTTATTACAGAAGGAAGTGCCAGTAATATTTTTCTGGTCGGAAAGGATAATATCATTCGTACCCCTCCACTGACCCATTATTGCCTTCCCGGCATCACCCGTGAAATTACGCTAAACTTAATCCATAGCCTTAAATGGAAAGTTCTTGAGGAACCCATTCCTGTACAAGATGTTTTCACTGCATCCGAGCTTTGGATTACCAGTACAACTAAAGAAATCTACCCGGTCACCCGTGTCAATCGATTGCAGATAGGTGATGGCAAAGGGGGTAAATACTGGCAGCAAATTAACACCCGATATAAAGAATTGGTTAGAAATTATGAATGATAAACCGAGCCTGATTGAATTTCCCTGTGATTTTCCATTAAAAATTATTGGAAATAACACTGAGTTTTTTGTCCAGGAAATTATTGAGATTGTATTAAAACATTATCCGCAAACCCCCGCTCACAAAATTTCCTCAAAAAACAGCGAGCGCGGTAACTATGTTGCCGTTACGGCCACTGTTTTTATTTATGATCAGCCTTCCCTGGATAATTTATACCGGGAATTAACCAGTCATCCCGATATTAAAATGGTTTTATAAATGATCATACGCAATCTTGGATTACAAACTTACCAGGTGGTGTGGGATGAGATGAAGCAATTCACCCTCAGCAGAGAAACCAAGACCCCCGATGAATGCTGGTTACTGGAACATTATCCAGTATATACGCAGGGGCAAGCCGGTAAGCCAGAGCATCTGCTTAACCCAGCCAATATACCGGTTGTCCAGTCAGATCGTGGCGGACAAATCACATATCATGGTCCGGGGCAATTAGTCGCCTATGTATTAATTGATTTAAAACGCCGGCATATTGGTATTCGTACACTGGTTTGCAAGTTAGAAGCCCTCTTAATTACGTTGCTGGGCAATTATCAGTTACA encodes:
- a CDS encoding HP0495 family protein, which translates into the protein MNDKPSLIEFPCDFPLKIIGNNTEFFVQEIIEIVLKHYPQTPAHKISSKNSERGNYVAVTATVFIYDQPSLDNLYRELTSHPDIKMVL
- the lipB gene encoding lipoyl(octanoyl) transferase LipB, coding for MIIRNLGLQTYQVVWDEMKQFTLSRETKTPDECWLLEHYPVYTQGQAGKPEHLLNPANIPVVQSDRGGQITYHGPGQLVAYVLIDLKRRHIGIRTLVCKLEALLITLLGNYQLQAVTRCGAPGVYLNEKKIASIGLRVKNGYTYHGIALNVNMDLKPFKGINPCGFSQLEMTQINDYIPGIELAEVQQKLGTLFLEQFKTD
- a CDS encoding D-amino acid aminotransferase; the protein is MNKFVYLNGQLIPSHEAKISIFDRGFLFADSVYEVIPVYTGRPFFLEQHLKRLQSSLEQARIASPSVDWENVLSKLIERNGNGDMQLYIQVTRGNQGMRKHDIPSDLQPTVIAFTIHNNFPGPLAAEGLHAVILEDYRWHRCDIKTTALLANVLLNDDAVRQGGDTSILCRDGFITEGSASNIFLVGKDNIIRTPPLTHYCLPGITREITLNLIHSLKWKVLEEPIPVQDVFTASELWITSTTKEIYPVTRVNRLQIGDGKGGKYWQQINTRYKELVRNYE